The following proteins are co-located in the Vigna angularis cultivar LongXiaoDou No.4 chromosome 2, ASM1680809v1, whole genome shotgun sequence genome:
- the LOC108329651 gene encoding probable carboxylesterase 11, translated as MPSVAVKLYSVFFKFLLKHRLQNRIQTSSQHSDSFGITTRPEEVVAAANPSFADGVATKDIHIDPLASLSIRIFLPESALNAPESRSKPRTRSIPEPQPRSAHLDSITRRKSYGPPLLEERRSNSFGGGSGVECLNLMTEGAYLGYSPPSVAQGERRRLPVVLQFHGGGWVSGGSDSVANDIFCRRIAELCDVIVIAVGYRLAPENRYPAAFEDGVKVLNWLAKQANLAECSRSMSGGRSGGHGGGSGGGEFKKSDAHKHIVGSFGASVVEPWLAAHGDPSRCVLLGASCGANIADYVARKAVEGGKLLDPVKVVAQVLLYPFFIGSVPTRSEIKLANSYFYDKAMCMLAWKLFLPEGEFSLDHPSANPLVPGRGPPLKLMPPTLTVVAEHDWMRDRAIAYSEELRKVNVDAPVLEYKDAVHEFATLDVLLKSPQAQVCAEDIAIWMKKHISLRGHEFSY; from the exons ATGCCAAGTGTGGCCGTCAAGCTCTACAGCGTGTTCTTCAAGTTCCTCTTGAAGCACCGTTTGCAGAACCGGATCCAAACCTCTTCCCAACACTCCGACTCGTTCGGTATTACCACCCGACCCGAAGAAGTTGTAGCCGCCGCTAATCCCTCCTTCGCCGACGGCGTCGCCACAAAAGACATCCACATCGACCCCTTAGCCTCTCTCTCCATCCGAATCTTCCTCCCCGAATCGGCCCTCAACGCTCCCGAGTCTCGTTCCAAACCTAGGACTCGCTCCATTCCCGAGCCTCAGCCTCGATCCGCTCACCTCGATTCAATCACACGGAGGAAAAGCTATGGTCCGCCTCTCCTGGAGGAGCGCCGGAGCAACAGCTTCGGAGGGGGCTCCGGCGTGGAGTGTTTGAACCTGATGACGGAAGGCGCGTACCTCGGCTACTCGCCGCCGTCGGTGGCGCAGGGGGAGAGGCGGAGGCTACCTGTTGTCCTGCAGTTCCACGGAGGGGGGTGGGTTAGCGGAGGTAGCGATTCGGTGGCGAACGATATTTTCTGCCGGCGGATTGCCGAGTTATGTGATGTGATAGTGATTGCAGTGGGGTACCGGCTGGCGCCGGAAAACCGGTACCCGGCGGCGTTTGAGGACGGCGTGAAGGTGCTGAATTGGCTGGCGAAGCAGGCAAATTTGGCCGAATGTAGCAGGTCGATGAGTGGTGGGAGGAGTGGTGGGCATGGTGGTGGTAGTGGTGGTGGGGAGTTCAAGAAATCGGATGCTCATAAGCATATCGTTGGTTCCTTTGGGGCTTCTGTGGTTGAGCCTTGGCTGGCTGCTCATGGTGATCCTTCAAG ATGTGTTCTTCTTGGAGCAAGTTGTGGTGCCAATATTGCAGACTATGTAGCTCGTAAAGCTGTGGAAGGAGGCAAACTTCTGGACCCTGTCAAGGTGGTAGCACAGGTTCTACTGTATCCATTTTTCATAGGAAGTGTTCCCACACGGTCTGAAATAAAGTTGGCAAACTCTTACTTTTATGACAAGGCCATGTGTATGCTTGCATGGAAACTTTTCCTACCTGAGGGGGAATTTAGTTTAGACCATCCATCTGCTAATCCCCTTGTCCCAGGTCGGGGTCCTCCTTTAAAATTGATGCCTCCGACATTGACGGTTGTGGCCGAACATGACTGGATGAGGGATCGTGCCATTGCATACTCAGAGGAGCTCCGAAAGGTGAACGTGGATGCACCTGTTCTTGAGTATAAGGATGCGGTACATGAATTTGCAACACTTGATGTCCTTCTCAAAAGCCCTCAGGCCCAGGTTTGTGCTGAAGACATAGCCATATGGATGAAGAAACATATTTCTCTTCGGGGTCATGAATTCTCATATTGA
- the LOC108329714 gene encoding uncharacterized protein LOC108329714: MATTYFPLRWESTGDQWWYASPIDCAAANGHYDLVRELLKIDNNHLFKLTSLRRIRRLEVVWDDEEQFSDVAKCRSQVAHKLLLECESKRGKNKNSLIRAGYGGWLMYTAASAGDLSFVQQLLERNPLLVFGEGEYNVTDIFYAASRGKNCEVFRQIFDFAVSPRFVTGKGGVLEEHVGDIPPVYKWEMSNRAVHAAARGGSLEILEEFLANCSDVLGYRDAQGSTILHSAAGRGQVEVVKYLTSSFDIINSTDHQGNSALNVAAYRGQLATVEALVSACPALVSKRNNGGDTFLHKAVSGFQSTSFRRLDRQVELLRQLVCCKKFHIEEVINVKNTDGRTALHIGTMGKIHIDLVKLLMTAPSVNVNLSDCNGMTPLDYLKQSPNTAASNILIRKLVAAGGMFHNQGYNSRKAAASHMKMHSIGGSPGTSFRISDTQMFLYTGIENASDASTDQGSVGMSSSSSDHTAYDSAAENRPSTTSIRPSVAAGLKRVLQWPLVKDKKGEGIRKSMDEGSVDSCKKWDTTDEIPTPLRQKFFRHSALQNNKRNLSVRSYQSSPNAKKRFASGLVHVKVSRRSSSSSFSISSLSSPRSIDKQKGFCLDNDVAGPSCTSHQNDKSTISGKRASVSKKLRGHYFCFSKASVDREQESHCYKDHDVFVSGLIG; encoded by the exons ATGGCAACTACATATTTCCCACTGAGGTGGGAGAGCACTGGGGATCAGTGGTGGTATGCATCCCCAATAGATTGTGCTGCCGCAAATGGACATTATGACTTGGTTCGTGAGCTTCTTAAAATCGACAACAACCACCTCTTCAAGCTCACTTCATTGCGCAGAATTCGCCGCCTTGAAGTTGTGTGGGACGATGAAGAACAGTTCAGTGATGTTGCAAAATGCCGTTCACAGGTTGCACATAAGTTGCTTCTTGAGTGCGAGTCAAAGAGAGGGAAGAACAAGAACTCTCTCATCCGTGCTGGGTATGGAGGGTGGTTAATGTACACCGCTGCATCTGCTGGGGACTTGAGTTTTGTGCAACAACTTCTTGAGAGGAACCCTTTGTTGGTGTTCGGAGAGGGGGAGTATAATGTCACTGATATCTTTTATGCTGCTTCCAGGGGCAAGAATTGTGAGGTTTTTAGGCAGATTTTTGATTTTGCAGTTTCTCCAAGGTTTGTCACAGGCAAAGGTGGGGTTTTGGAGGAGCATGTTGGGGATATTCCTCCTGTTTACAAGTGGGAGATGAGCAATAGGGCTGTCCATGCCGCTGCTAGAGGGGGTAGTCTGGAGATTTTGGAGGAGTTTCTTGCTAATTGCTCTGATGTGTTGGGTTATAGAGATGCTCAGGGCTCTACTATATTGCATTCTGCTGCAGGCAGAGGGCAGGTTGAG gtggttaagtatctcaCATCATCCTTTGACATAATAAACTCCACAGACCATCAGGGAAACTCTGCTTTGAATGTGGCTGCTTACAGGGGCCAATTAGCTACAGTTGAGGCTCTAGTTTCCGCATGTCCTGCATTGGTTTCTAAGAGAAACAATGGGGGAGACACTTTCCTCCATAAAGCTGTGTCTGGTTTTCAGTCTACCTCATTCAGAAGGTTGGACAGACAGGTTGAACTTTTAAGGCAGTTAGTATGTTGCAAAAAATTTCACATAGAGGAAGTCATCAATGTAAAGAACACTGATGGAAGAACTGCACTCCACATTGGCACAATGGGTAAAATCCACATCGATCTTGTTAAGCTCCTGATGACTGCTCCATCAGTCAATGTGAATTTGAGTGATTGTAATGGCATGACCCCACTTGATTACCTTAAGCAAAGTCCAAACACAGCAGCATCAAATATACTGATCAGGAAGTTGGTTGCAGCTGGGGGAATGTTCCACAATCAAGGCtataattcaagaaaagccGCAGCTTCACACATGAAAATGCATAGTATTGGAGGCAGTCCTGGAACATCTTTTAGAATCTCTGACACTCAAATGTTCTTGTACACAGGAATTGAGAATGCATCAGATGCTAGTACGGATCAGGGAAGTGTAGGAATGAGTTCATCTTCATCAGACCATACTGCATATGACTCAGCAGCAGAGAACAGACCCTCAACAACAAGCATAAGGCCATCAGTGGCTGCCGGGTTGAAACGAGTCCTTCAGTGGCCACTGGTGAAGGATAAGAAAGGTGAGGGGATAAGGAAATCGATGGATGAGGGTTCAGTGGACTCATGCAAGAAATGGGACACCACAGATGAAATTCCAACTCCACTAAGACAAAAGTTCTTCAGGCATTCAGCACTTCAGAACAACAAAAGGAACCTATCTGTAAGGAGCTACCAGTCAAGTCCAAATGCTAAGAAGAGATTTGCTTCAGGACTGGTACATGTGAAGGTTTCAAGAAGATCAAGCTCTAGCTCATTTTCTATATCATCATTGTCATCCCCTAGATCCATAGATAAGCAAAAGGGTTTTTGTCTTGACAATGATGTTGCTGGACCGTCTTGCACAAGTCACCAAAATGATAAATCAACAATTTCAGGGAAGAGAGCTTCTGTCAGCAAAAAGCTAAGGGGCCATTATTTCTGTTTTTCAAAAGCCTCAGTAGACAGGGAGCAAGAAAGCCATTGTTACAAGGACCATGATGTTTTTGTGAGTGGCCTAATTGGATGA